In Carya illinoinensis cultivar Pawnee chromosome 10, C.illinoinensisPawnee_v1, whole genome shotgun sequence, one DNA window encodes the following:
- the LOC122278524 gene encoding uncharacterized protein LOC122278524 — MKDLESRWDQFSLTEDENSVIEVDSIDLEDAAQKEERRLVCKLWSNRRVGKEVVRSTMTKIWKVSSSFSFQEVSTNLFVIVFECQEDARRVLKGKPWLFSSYVLVLKVFDGFTHLKQMKVDTEDFWIQLVNLPFVCMNREVGKQIGESIGVVKEIDEWRDGSGWEGIMRVKVELNLKRTIARGRTMNLLGKKYWIPLRYEKLPRMCFNCGVIVHGGEGCPKSGVGVNEK, encoded by the coding sequence ATGAAGGATCTGGAATCACGTTGGGATCAATTCAGCTTGACTGAAGATGAGAATTCAGTCATAGAAGTTGACTCGATCGACTTGGAGGATGCTGCACAAAAGGAAGAAAGGAGGTTGGTTTGTAAGTTGTGGTCTAATCGACGAGTGGGAAAGGAGGTGGTCAGATCGACTATGACTAAGATTTGGAAGGTAAGTAGCTCGTTTTCCTTCCAAGAAGTTAGTACAAATCTATTTGTGATTGTATTTGAGTGTCAAGAGGATGCACGACGTGTATTGAAGGGTAAGCCGTGGCTATTCAGTAGCTATGTCTTGGTCCTCAAGGTGTTTGATGGATTTACTCATCTGAAGCAAATGAAAGTTGACACTGAAGACTTTTGGATCCAATTGGTCAATCTACCTTTTGTTTGTATGAACCGAGAGGTAGGGAAACAGATTGGAGAATCAATTGGTGTGGTTAAGGAGATTGATGAGTGGAGAGATGGATCTGGTTGGGAGGGTATTATGAGAGTCAAAgttgaattaaatttaaaaagaaccATTGCTCGTGGAAGAACTATGAACCTGCTTGGAAAGAAATACTGGATTCCTCTAAGATATGAAAAGCTACCTAGAATGTGCTTTAATTGTGGAGTGATTGTTCACGGGGGAGAAGGATGTCCTAAGTCAGGTGTTGGTGTAAATGAAAAATAG
- the LOC122278525 gene encoding uncharacterized protein LOC122278525 encodes MDCEGCFVVDARGSSGGLALLWKKNVSVEVTNFTQHHISVMVGQDVSKAKWLLTSFYGHPKTSKRKSTWNILSSLKPVNNQGWCVIGDFNEIVSQSEKVGGKERPEGQMDEFRHCLEDRRVETLIARQSDHKPILLIIKEFNCFAGYRRRLFRFEAKWTLEEEGRNIVEAAWVRDNASQNILKEVQGKLRRCRGELIKWNSLRVPEGEKEISRLSELLEKEQKGEGAHNALIIRRLQKELGLLLGKEDLKWKQRAKRNWYKLGDRNTKFFHECATQRKKKNCISEIQDANGVRVADQKGIEEVFSQYFRNLFNSSNPSPEAIEEGLRGVERRVTDAMNSELQKVFVMPEVEAALKEMGPLKSPGPDGYGAYFYQTYWSVVGQEVCQAVLSFLNGKCELDCNINFTHIALIPKVEKPVVASEYRPISLCNVLYKIVSKVLANILKKVLPEVILKNQSAFIPSRLITDNVMVAYETLHTMKTRQKGRVGSMALKLDISKAYDRIEWGFLDGVMRKLGFGDKWVKLVMDCVTSVTYSSLVNGQPSSIIKPSRGIRQGDPISPYLFILCAEGLSSLVDMAERNGEIKGVAITRGGIRVNHLLFADDSVIYGRAKLIEWKLCKEIIVVMARFWWSHMQNDKRVHWRSWSKMGDSKGRGGLGFRELKCFNKAMLAKQVWRILNNPNSLVARVMQEKYFKGKSVLDAKLGYSPSLIWRSLFSYVGLIKDGLSWRVGDGNVIKIWKDRWVPSSSSHLLQSPMKMLPAEATIKQLIKEGSGKWNKELINEIFNKEEAEAIGNIPLSKMGTKDKMRIRAEKGESSTMNADEFGWKSIWKLKVQAASDVWAENDSPVHKWACSAGHFMELWKQINSCLEEDGNIEDFKTVNNPSKPDRVDRRLIRWKKPDAMICKVNWDAALDVKNKQVAIGIIVRDSEGEILACLCSKLSIVVKAIVAEAYALRRALFFCLELGLQKVLLEGDSQVVVKDTNSNADIWANYGVVIEDIRSLLKDNMSWSVNFIHREANNVAHSLAKMALTCDEEIVWMEEGPPQIMNAVLKEKYCND; translated from the exons atggactgTGAGGGTTGTTTTGTGGTGGATGCTAGAGGTAGTAGTGGGGGGCTGGCTTTGTTATGGAAAAAGAATGTCAGCGTTGAAGTGACTAATTTCACTCAGCACCATATTAGTGTGATGGTGGGGCAGGATGTATCAAAGGCAAAGTGGCTTTTGACTAGTTTCTATGGCCATCCCAAGACCTCAAAAAGGAAATCAACTTGGAACATATTGTCAAGTCTGAAACCAGTGAATAACCAAGGATGGTGTGTGattggagatttcaatgaaattgtaTCACAATCTGAGAAAGTGGGGGGGAAAGAAAGGCCAGAGGGACAAATGGATGAGTTTAGACATTGTTTGGAGG ATAGGAGGGTGGAGACTTTGATTGCTAGGCAATCTGACCATAAGcctattttgttgataataaaGGAGTTTAATTGTTTTGCTGGTTACAGAAGAAGATTATTCAGATTTGAAGCCAAATGGACCTTGGAGGAAGAGGGAAGAAATATTGTTGAAGCTGCCTGGGTAAGAGATAATGCAagccaaaatatattaaaagaggTCCAAGGAAAATTAAGAAGATGCAGGGGTGAACTAATTAAGTGGAACTCACTAAGAGTTCCTGAGGGGGAAAAGGAGATTTCAAGATTGAGTGAGTTGCTGGAAAAAGAGCAGAAAGGTGAAGGGGCTCATAATGCCTTGATCATAAGAAGATTACAGAAGGAGCTTGGCTTACTTCTTGGAAAGGAAGACTTaaaatggaagcaaagggcaaaaagaaattggtataaACTTGGTGATAGAAATACCAAGTTCTTTCATGAATGTGCTActcagagaaagaaaaagaattgcaTTTCTGAAATTCAGGATGCAAATGGAGTAAGGGTGGCTGATCAGAAAGGCATTGAGGAGGTTTTCTCTCAGTATTTCAGAAaccttttcaattcttcaaatccATCACCAGAAGCTATTGAAGAGGGATTAAGAGGAGTTGAAAGGAGAGTTACTGATGCTATGAACTCAGAATTACAGAAGGTTTTTGTAATGCCAGAAGTTGAAGCTGCACTTAAAGAAATGGGGCCCCTTAAGTCTCCTGGACCAGATGGTTATGGAGCCTATTTTTACCAGACCTACTGGAGTGTCGTTGGGCAGGAGGTATGTCAAGCTGTCTTATCCTTTTTGAATGGCAAATGTGAACTTGATTGTAATATTAACTTTACTCATATTGCCTTAATACCTAAAGTTGAAAAACCTGTTGTAGCTAGTGAGTATCGTCCCATAAGTCTATGTAATGTGCTATACAAGATAGTGTCAAAAGTGCTAGCTAATATATTGAAGAAGGTGCTGCCAGAAGTGATCTTAAAGAACCAAAGTGCATTCATCCCAAGCAGGCTCATTACAGACAACGTCATGGTTGCATATGAAACTTTGCACACCATGAAAACAAGGCAAAAAGGAAGGGTTGGAAGTATGGCTTTGAAGCTGGACATCTCCAAAGCCTATGACAGAATTGAATGGGGGTTTTTAGACGGAGTGATGAGGAAACTAGGCTTTGGGGATAAATGGGTTAAATTGGTTATGGATTGTGTTACTTCAGTAACATATTCTTCTTTAGTAAATGGACAGCCAAGCAGTATTATAAAGCCATCAAGAGGAATTCGTCAAGGAGATCCCATTTCTCCATATTTGTTCATCCTTTGTGCAGAGGGTTTGAGTTCACTTGTTGATATGGCTGAAAGAAATGGTGAAATAAAGGGGGTTGCTATAACCAGAGGAGGTATAAGAGTAAATCATTTACTCTTTGCTGATGATTCTGTCATTTATGGAAGAGCAAAACTGATAGAGTG GAAATTATGCAAAGAAATAATTGTTGTAATGGCAAGATTTTGGTGGAGTCATATGCAAAATGATAAAAGAGTTCATTGGAGGAGCTGGTCAAAGATGGGTGATTCTAAAGGTAGAGGGGGGTTGGGATTTAGGGAGCTTAAATGTTTTAACAAAGCCATGTTGGCTAAGCAAGTATGGAGAATCCTGAATAATCCTAACTCTTTGGTGGCAAGAGTAATGCAAGAGAAGTATTTCAAGGGGAAGAGTGTTCTAGATGCCAAATTGGGATACTCTCCATCTCTGATTTGGAGGAGCCTTTTTTCTTATGTTGGCTTAATAAAAGATGGTCTATCATGGAGGGTTGGAGATGggaatgtgataaaaatatggAAAGATAGATGGgtaccttcatcttcttcccatTTATTACAATCTCCTATGAAGATGCTTCCAGCTGAGGCAACTATTAAGCAGTTAATTAAGGAGGGCAGTGGTAAATGGAATAAAGAGCTTATTAATGAGATTTTCAACAAAGAAGAGGCTGAGGCCATTGGTAATATTCCTTTAAGCAAGATGGGTACAAAGGATAAAATGAG GATAAGGGCTGAAAAGGGTGAATCCTCAACTatgaatgcagatgagtttggATGGAAGTCGATATGGAAGCTGAAGGTGCAGG CTGCATCAGATGTCTGGGCAGAGAATGATAGTCCAGTTCATAAGTGGGCTTGTTCTGCGGGTCACTTTATGGAGCTATGGAAGCAAATCAACAGCTGTTTGGAGGAGGATGGG AatattgaagattttaaaaCTGTAAACAATCCTTCTAAGCCTGATCGAGTTGACAGGAGGCTGATTAGATGGAAAAAACCTGATGCTATGATCTGCaaagtaaattgggatgctgcacTGGATGTAAAAAACAAACAAGTGGCAATTGGGATCATTGTAAGGGACTCGGAAGGTGAGATTCTTGCCTGTCTGTGTTCAAAACtttctattgttgttaaggctatAGTGGCTGAGGCATATGCACTGAGAAGAGCATTGTTTTTCTGTTTGGAGCTGGGACTGCAGAAAGTGTTGTTGGAGGGTGATTCCCAGGTGGTTGTTAAAGATACAAACAGTAATGCTGATATATGGGCAAATTATGGTGTAGTAATTGAGGATATTAGAAGTTTGTTGAAGGATAATATGAGTTGGTCTGTAAATTTCATTCATAGGGAGGCTAACAATGTAGCTCATTCATTAGCCAAAATGGCTCTTACTTGTGATGAAGAAATTGTATGGATGGAGGAGGGCCCTCCACAGATTATGAATGCTGTGTTGAAGGAGAAATATTGTAATGATTGA
- the LOC122279651 gene encoding calcium-binding protein KRP1-like has translation MASRSGVVFEDFFPAMVEKLGAEGFMKELCNGFRLLTDGDKGVITFESLKKNSALLGLQGMSDEEVMCMLREGDLDGDGALNEMEFCTLMFRLSPELMESSKELLEEAIVSEY, from the coding sequence ATGGCGTCGCGCAGTGGGGTTGTTTTCGAAGACTTCTTTCCCGCCATGGTCGAGAAGTTGGGTGCTGAAGGATTCATGAAGGAGTTGTGCAATGGATTTCGCTTGTTGACGGATGGAGACAAGGGTGTGATCACGTTCGAGAGCTTGAAGAAGAACTCTGCTTTGCTGGGATTGCAAGGTATGAGTGATGAGGAGGTAATGTGCATGCTTAGAGAAGGAGATTTGGATGGGGATGGGGCTTTGAATGAGATGGAGTTTTGTACTCTGATGTTTAGGTTGAGCCCTGAGTTGATGGAAAGTTCAAAAGAATTGTTGGAGGAAGCCATTGTTAGTGAATATTAG
- the LOC122278753 gene encoding B-box zinc finger protein 25-like, which translates to MKCELCDSPANIYCDSDQASLCWNCDAQIHGANFLVAKHLRTLLCHICQSFTPWNGSGPKLGPTISACESCLNSNAQNEAGNEGNDRDNDHGDGGGGGDDPQREANTEEDDDDDDVDDNDDDDDDSHRDEIQVGVYEDDEENQVVPLSSTPPPPASSSATRRGIS; encoded by the coding sequence ATGAAGTGCGAGCTCTGTGACTCTCCAGCCAATATATACTGCGACTCTGATCAGGCTAGCCTTTGTTGGAACTGTGATGCTCAGATTCATGGTGCAAACTTCCTGGTGGCTAAGCATTTGAGAACCCTTCTTTGCCATATTTGTCAGTCTTTTACGCCCTGGAATGGCTCCGGCCCCAAGCTCGGTCCTACCATTTCTGCCTGTGAAAGTTGTCTCAATAGTAATGCTCAAAACGAGGCAGGAAATGAAGGAAACGACCGTGATAATGATCATggtgatggtggtggtggtggtgatgatCCCCAGAGAGAAGCTAACACTGAGGAAGATGACGATGACGATGATGTTGATGACAACGATGACGACGATGATGATAGTCATAGGGATGAGATTCAAGTAGGTGTttatgaagatgatgaagaaaatcaagTAGTTCCATTATCTTCGACACCGCCTCCCCCAGCCTCAAGTTCTGCAACAAGAAGAGGGATTTCCTGA